Proteins co-encoded in one Flavivirga eckloniae genomic window:
- a CDS encoding polysaccharide biosynthesis/export family protein yields MKKCFFVTIMVIGAVLVSCVPYKDTVYFQNKSKATDSTQVIVEKQKPYRVQINDILNIRIKAAKQETVSIFNPIGEGNLNADSQERAYFDGFTVDLHGNIRLPKLGNINVLGFTTDEIKQIVEKKLLETEYKAANDIFVTVKLTGLQYTATGEVGNKGTSILFKERVNVFEALANSGDILDTGDKKDVLIIRQFPQGQKIFHLDLTDVAVMNSPYYYIQPNDMIYVKPIKQKSWGTGTNALQNIGALATVVSLITTTVLLLNRI; encoded by the coding sequence ATGAAGAAATGCTTTTTTGTCACTATAATGGTTATAGGTGCAGTGTTAGTATCCTGTGTTCCATATAAAGATACTGTTTATTTTCAAAATAAAAGTAAAGCAACAGATTCTACCCAGGTTATTGTTGAAAAGCAAAAACCTTATCGTGTACAAATAAATGATATTCTAAATATTCGTATTAAAGCGGCCAAGCAAGAAACGGTTTCAATTTTTAACCCAATAGGAGAGGGAAATTTAAATGCGGATAGTCAGGAACGTGCCTATTTTGATGGTTTTACGGTTGATTTGCATGGAAATATTCGCCTTCCAAAATTAGGAAATATAAATGTATTAGGATTTACTACAGACGAAATTAAACAGATTGTTGAGAAAAAATTGTTAGAAACCGAGTACAAGGCGGCTAATGACATTTTTGTAACTGTAAAGCTTACAGGGTTGCAATATACAGCCACTGGAGAAGTAGGGAATAAAGGCACTAGCATTTTGTTTAAGGAACGTGTTAATGTTTTTGAAGCCTTGGCTAATTCGGGTGATATTTTGGATACAGGTGATAAAAAAGATGTTTTGATTATTAGGCAATTTCCTCAAGGGCAAAAGATATTTCATTTAGATTTAACTGATGTTGCTGTTATGAATTCGCCATATTATTACATTCAGCCGAATGATATGATTTATGTAAAGCCTATAAAACAGAAATCTTGGGGAACAGGAACCAATGCCCTACAAAATATTGGAGCATTGGCAACTGTTGTATCCTTGATAACTACCACCGTTTTATTATTGAACAGAATATAG
- a CDS encoding ABC-F family ATP-binding cassette domain-containing protein: protein MNYLTVENISKSYGELTLFEDISFSVHKDQKIAFVAKNGTGKTSILNIISGDDESDSGSVVYRKGIAVSFLSQDPKFDDKLTIEETIFASDNPILKVIANYEKALLNPDDTDAYQTAFEQMEQHQAWDFETLYKQILFKLKLDNLSQKVSTLSGGQKKRLSLANALINKPDLLILDEPTNHLDLEMIEWLEAFFAKENITLFMVTHDRYFLERVCNEIIELDEGKLYSYKGNYSYYLEKREARIERESVELGKAKQLFKKELSWMRRQPKARTTKSKSRIDDFKDIKHRAHQRRNDHEVQLELNMERLGSKILEFHKVSKAFKDKTILDKFEYTFQKGERAGIIGKNGTGKTTFLNILTQTAQPDSGKVVKGDTVKFGYYTQNGITIKPEQKVIDVIREFGDYIPLKKGRQISAQQLLERFLFSRKKQYDFVEKLSGGERKRLYLCTVLIQNPNFLILDEPTNDLDIVTLNVLESFLLDFPGCVIVVSHDRYFMDKVVDHLFVFKGEGVIEDFPGNYTDYRVYEDSQPVVSNVQEDKKDKNAWKKNESKLSYNEEKELKNIESKLKSLAFDKKELEHKFNNPDLTQDDINKLSDELQKIIDTIEAKEERWFELSAKLED from the coding sequence TTGAATTATTTAACAGTTGAAAACATATCAAAATCCTACGGAGAGCTAACACTTTTTGAAGACATTTCCTTTAGCGTACATAAAGATCAGAAAATTGCTTTTGTTGCAAAAAACGGAACTGGCAAAACCTCCATCTTAAATATTATTTCGGGTGATGATGAATCCGATTCTGGCTCTGTAGTCTATAGAAAAGGTATTGCCGTATCGTTTCTATCTCAAGACCCTAAATTTGATGATAAGCTAACTATTGAAGAAACCATTTTTGCGAGCGACAACCCTATTTTAAAGGTTATTGCCAATTACGAAAAAGCACTCTTAAACCCAGATGACACTGATGCATACCAAACTGCTTTCGAACAGATGGAACAACATCAGGCATGGGATTTTGAAACACTATACAAACAAATCCTTTTTAAACTAAAACTGGATAATTTAAGCCAAAAAGTAAGCACACTTTCTGGTGGACAAAAAAAACGACTATCGCTTGCCAATGCCTTAATAAATAAACCCGATTTGTTAATACTAGACGAGCCTACAAACCATTTGGATCTGGAAATGATTGAGTGGCTGGAAGCTTTTTTTGCCAAGGAAAACATTACACTGTTTATGGTAACACACGATCGCTATTTTTTAGAACGTGTTTGCAACGAAATTATAGAATTAGACGAAGGCAAGCTATACAGTTATAAAGGTAATTATTCCTATTACCTAGAAAAACGAGAAGCAAGAATAGAACGTGAATCTGTTGAATTAGGCAAAGCAAAACAACTGTTTAAAAAAGAATTGTCCTGGATGCGCCGACAGCCAAAAGCCAGAACAACCAAATCGAAATCTCGAATCGACGATTTTAAAGATATAAAGCATCGTGCCCACCAACGTAGAAACGATCATGAAGTTCAACTTGAATTAAACATGGAACGTCTCGGCAGTAAAATTTTAGAATTTCATAAAGTATCAAAAGCATTTAAAGACAAGACCATACTTGACAAGTTCGAATACACGTTCCAAAAAGGAGAACGTGCCGGTATAATAGGTAAAAATGGTACAGGAAAAACGACCTTTCTAAATATATTAACCCAAACAGCACAGCCAGATTCCGGTAAAGTAGTAAAGGGAGATACGGTAAAGTTCGGATACTACACCCAAAATGGAATTACTATAAAACCCGAACAAAAAGTTATAGACGTTATTAGAGAGTTCGGAGACTATATTCCACTAAAAAAGGGCAGACAAATTAGCGCACAGCAACTTTTAGAACGTTTTTTATTCAGTAGAAAAAAGCAATACGATTTTGTTGAAAAATTAAGCGGAGGTGAACGCAAACGCCTGTATTTATGTACTGTTTTAATTCAGAATCCAAACTTCTTGATTCTTGATGAGCCTACTAACGATTTAGATATCGTAACACTTAATGTACTCGAAAGTTTTCTTCTGGATTTTCCCGGTTGTGTTATTGTCGTATCTCACGACCGTTATTTTATGGATAAGGTTGTAGACCACCTTTTTGTATTTAAAGGCGAAGGCGTTATAGAGGATTTCCCAGGAAATTATACAGACTATAGAGTTTACGAAGATAGTCAGCCTGTCGTTTCAAATGTACAGGAAGATAAAAAGGATAAAAATGCCTGGAAGAAAAACGAGTCCAAACTATCATATAACGAAGAAAAAGAGCTTAAAAACATTGAAAGTAAATTAAAATCGTTGGCATTCGATAAGAAAGAACTAGAACATAAATTCAATAATCCAGATCTTACACAAGATGACATAAATAAGTTATCTGATGAATTACAAAAAATTATAGATACTATTGAAGCTAAAGAAGAACGTTGGTTTGAGTTGTCTGCTAAACTTGAAGATTGA
- a CDS encoding O-methyltransferase, which translates to MYQIIQYIKFLVRSTNQHGVHSPFVYNLVTKCFYDKTNYDAYKQVSNYKKALLNNKTCIKVTDLGAGSQVMKQKERRISSMAKNAGSTIKRAKFIYRLVNYFKPDTVLELGTSLGIATHAMSLANQATKITTIEGCPNISEFSKANFKKHHLNNIDLKTGNFKNVLNQSTTNNYDLIFFDGNHQKEATLAYFETLLQTTHNDSVFIFDDIYWSKDMTEAWETIKQHPKVTVTIDTFFWGFAFFRKEQAKEHFTIRI; encoded by the coding sequence ATGTATCAAATCATTCAATACATAAAATTTTTAGTAAGGTCTACCAATCAACACGGTGTGCACTCTCCCTTTGTGTATAATTTGGTTACCAAATGCTTTTATGATAAAACGAATTACGATGCATACAAACAGGTTTCAAACTATAAGAAAGCGCTTTTAAATAATAAGACCTGTATTAAAGTAACCGATTTAGGAGCAGGTTCGCAAGTGATGAAGCAAAAAGAACGCCGTATTTCATCAATGGCTAAAAATGCAGGATCAACTATAAAAAGAGCAAAATTCATTTATCGATTGGTAAACTATTTTAAACCTGATACTGTTTTAGAATTAGGCACATCGCTAGGAATTGCAACACACGCCATGAGTTTAGCAAACCAAGCAACTAAAATTACTACCATTGAGGGTTGCCCTAATATTTCGGAATTTTCAAAAGCAAATTTCAAAAAACATCACCTGAATAATATCGATCTAAAAACTGGTAATTTTAAAAACGTTTTAAATCAATCAACTACCAATAATTACGATCTTATATTTTTTGATGGCAACCATCAAAAAGAAGCTACGTTAGCATATTTCGAAACACTTTTACAAACAACTCATAACGATTCGGTGTTTATTTTTGATGACATCTATTGGTCTAAAGACATGACCGAAGCCTGGGAAACGATAAAACAACACCCTAAGGTTACCGTAACCATCGATACTTTTTTCTGGGGATTTGCATTTTTCAGGAAAGAACAAGCTAAAGAGCACTTTACAATTAGAATATGA
- a CDS encoding cob(I)yrinic acid a,c-diamide adenosyltransferase, which produces MKIYTKTGDKGTTALFGGTRVPKHHIRIESYGTVDELNSHLGLIRDQDIHQQYKDLLIHIQDRLFTVGAILATDPEKAILKSGKERLNIPKISTENIERLEKEMDAMNTELPPMTHFVLPGGHQTVSFCHIARCVCRRAERLATSLNDIEPVEPNTLMYLNRLSDYLFVLARKLSFDLQANEIKWIPEKES; this is translated from the coding sequence ATGAAAATCTATACCAAAACAGGAGATAAAGGTACCACAGCGTTGTTTGGGGGCACACGCGTACCAAAACATCATATTCGTATTGAAAGTTACGGAACTGTTGACGAATTGAACTCGCATTTAGGTTTAATTCGCGATCAGGACATCCACCAACAATACAAAGACTTATTAATCCATATACAAGACCGGCTTTTTACAGTAGGAGCTATTTTAGCAACCGATCCGGAAAAAGCTATTTTAAAAAGCGGTAAAGAACGTTTAAATATTCCCAAAATTTCTACCGAGAATATTGAACGCCTAGAAAAAGAAATGGATGCTATGAATACCGAACTTCCGCCAATGACACATTTCGTTCTTCCTGGCGGACATCAAACTGTGTCATTCTGTCACATAGCACGCTGCGTATGTCGCAGAGCAGAGCGTTTAGCCACCTCACTTAATGATATTGAGCCTGTTGAGCCTAACACGTTAATGTATTTAAACCGTCTTTCTGACTATCTTTTTGTATTGGCACGAAAGTTGTCATTCGATTTACAAGCAAATGAAATTAAGTGGATTCCAGAAAAAGAATCTTGA
- a CDS encoding DUF2795 domain-containing protein — protein MYWTLELASYLSDAPWPATKDELIDYAIRTGAPLEVVENLQSIEDEGDSYDSIEEIWSDYPTDEDYLWNEDEY, from the coding sequence ATGTATTGGACATTAGAATTAGCATCTTATTTAAGTGATGCACCTTGGCCAGCAACAAAAGACGAGTTAATAGATTACGCTATTAGAACGGGAGCGCCGTTAGAAGTTGTTGAAAATTTACAGTCAATCGAAGATGAAGGAGATTCATATGATTCAATTGAAGAAATTTGGTCAGATTATCCTACCGATGAGGATTATCTCTGGAACGAAGATGAATATTAG
- the secA gene encoding preprotein translocase subunit SecA, whose protein sequence is MSFLNSVLKVFVGDKSKQDVKAIYPIVDKVKTFEAALESLSHDELRGKTVEFKDKIAEANKSIDDKIAALVEEAENTEDIDRREDIYQDIDKLKDDAYDATEVVLNDILPEAFAVIKETAKRFVNNTNITVTANTFDRELSGTKEYVVLDNDKALWANSWDAAGKAVVWDMVHYDVQLIGGIAMHQGKIAEMQTGEGKTLVATLPVYLNALAGKGVHLVTVNDYLAKRDSAWMAPIFEFHGLSVDCIDYHQPNSDARKKAYNADITYGTNNEFGFDYLRDNMANSPDDLVQRPHNYAIVDEVDSVLVDDARTPLIISGPIPQGERHEFTELKPKVDDIVSIQRKYLTGVLAEAKKLIKAGDTKEGGFQLLRVYRGIPKNKALIKFLSEEGVKMLLQKTENFYMQDNNREMPKVDAELYYVIEEKNNQIELTDKGIEYLSGKDNPDFFILPEIGLEIAKIENQKLSPEEEANLKEELFKDFGVKSERIHTLNQLLKAYALFEKDTQYVVMDNKVMIVDEQTGRIMDGRRYSDGLHQAIEAKENVKIEDATQTFATVTLQNYFRMYRKLSGMTGTAVTEAGEFWEIYKLDVVEIPTNRPIARDDREDLVYKTKREKYNAVIDEVTQMAQAGRPVLIGTTSVEISELLGKMLSIRKISHNVLNAKQHKKEADIVAEAGNAGQVTIATNMAGRGTDIKLSDEVKAAGGLAIVGTERHDSRRVDRQLRGRAGRQGDPGSSQFYVSLEDNLMRLFGSERIAKMMDRMGLKEGEVIQHSMISKSIERAQKKVEENNFGVRKRLLEYDDVMNAQREVVYKRRHHALFGERLRVDLANMIYDTSEGVAESNKGANDYKNFEFELIRYFSLGSPITEEEFGKLSVQEIASKVYKAAFDHYREKMTRNAEIAFPVIKNVYETQGDKFKRIVVPFTDGVKSLNVVTDLEKAYETNGKQLITDFEKNITLAIIDDAWKTHLRKMDELKQSVQLAVHEQKDPLLIYKFEAFELFKGMIDQVNKDVISFLFKGELPQETQNTIQEARARKREKLKTQKDEIPNLDERSAQNRAAGNTQRQQEVIETVVRDKPKIGRNDRVTIKHVMNGENKTLKYKQAEPLIAKGEWVLVDE, encoded by the coding sequence ATGAGTTTTTTAAATTCTGTACTTAAAGTATTTGTTGGAGACAAATCCAAACAAGACGTAAAGGCCATCTACCCTATTGTAGATAAAGTTAAAACCTTTGAAGCTGCCCTTGAATCTCTATCGCATGACGAATTACGTGGTAAAACCGTTGAATTTAAAGATAAAATTGCAGAAGCCAATAAAAGCATAGACGATAAAATAGCAGCTCTTGTAGAAGAAGCAGAGAATACCGAGGATATAGACAGACGAGAGGATATTTATCAAGATATTGATAAACTAAAAGATGATGCTTACGATGCTACCGAGGTTGTTTTAAATGATATACTACCTGAGGCTTTCGCTGTAATTAAAGAAACAGCAAAACGTTTTGTAAACAATACAAATATTACAGTAACAGCAAATACTTTCGATAGAGAATTATCTGGAACAAAAGAATATGTCGTTTTAGATAACGACAAAGCGCTTTGGGCAAATTCATGGGATGCCGCCGGAAAAGCAGTTGTCTGGGATATGGTTCATTACGATGTACAGCTTATTGGTGGTATAGCCATGCACCAAGGTAAAATTGCAGAAATGCAAACAGGTGAAGGAAAAACTCTGGTAGCGACCCTTCCCGTATACCTAAATGCACTCGCTGGAAAAGGAGTTCACTTAGTTACAGTAAACGATTACTTAGCAAAACGTGATAGCGCATGGATGGCTCCTATTTTCGAATTCCATGGTTTAAGCGTTGATTGTATCGACTACCACCAACCAAATTCCGATGCTCGTAAAAAAGCTTATAATGCAGATATCACTTACGGAACAAATAACGAATTTGGATTCGATTATCTACGTGATAATATGGCAAATTCGCCCGACGATTTAGTACAACGTCCACATAATTACGCTATTGTAGATGAGGTCGATTCGGTTTTAGTAGACGATGCCCGTACACCATTAATCATTTCCGGACCAATTCCACAAGGAGAACGTCATGAATTTACAGAATTAAAACCTAAAGTAGATGATATCGTAAGCATCCAGCGTAAATATTTAACAGGGGTGTTAGCAGAAGCCAAGAAGTTAATTAAAGCTGGCGACACAAAAGAAGGTGGTTTTCAATTACTTCGCGTATACCGTGGTATTCCTAAAAACAAAGCACTTATTAAGTTTTTAAGTGAAGAAGGTGTAAAAATGCTGCTTCAAAAAACGGAAAACTTCTACATGCAAGACAACAACCGTGAAATGCCAAAGGTTGATGCCGAATTGTACTATGTTATTGAAGAAAAGAACAATCAAATAGAATTAACCGATAAGGGAATTGAATATCTCTCAGGAAAAGACAACCCAGACTTTTTCATCTTACCAGAAATAGGATTGGAAATTGCGAAAATTGAAAACCAAAAACTTTCCCCAGAAGAAGAAGCAAATTTAAAAGAAGAGTTATTTAAAGACTTTGGAGTAAAATCGGAACGTATACATACACTTAATCAGCTTTTAAAAGCTTATGCTTTATTCGAAAAAGACACGCAGTATGTGGTTATGGACAATAAAGTAATGATTGTTGATGAGCAAACAGGTCGTATTATGGATGGTCGTCGTTATAGCGACGGATTACACCAAGCGATTGAAGCTAAGGAAAATGTAAAAATTGAAGATGCCACCCAAACTTTCGCTACAGTAACACTTCAAAATTACTTTAGAATGTACCGTAAACTATCTGGTATGACGGGTACAGCAGTAACAGAAGCCGGTGAGTTCTGGGAAATCTACAAATTGGATGTTGTAGAAATTCCAACTAACAGGCCAATTGCAAGAGACGATAGAGAAGATTTAGTTTATAAAACAAAACGTGAAAAATATAATGCTGTAATTGATGAAGTGACGCAAATGGCGCAAGCTGGTCGCCCGGTTTTAATCGGTACCACATCGGTTGAAATTAGTGAGCTACTAGGAAAAATGCTTAGCATTAGAAAAATATCGCACAACGTATTAAACGCAAAACAACATAAAAAAGAGGCCGACATTGTAGCAGAAGCAGGTAATGCAGGTCAGGTAACCATTGCAACCAATATGGCAGGTCGTGGTACCGACATTAAATTAAGCGACGAAGTAAAAGCTGCAGGTGGTTTGGCCATTGTAGGTACCGAACGTCATGATTCTCGTCGTGTAGACAGACAGTTACGTGGTCGTGCTGGTCGTCAGGGAGATCCAGGTAGCTCGCAATTCTACGTATCTCTAGAAGATAATTTAATGCGTTTATTTGGTAGTGAGCGTATTGCGAAAATGATGGACCGTATGGGGTTAAAAGAAGGTGAAGTAATTCAACACTCCATGATTTCAAAATCTATTGAGCGTGCTCAGAAAAAAGTTGAAGAAAACAACTTTGGAGTTCGTAAGCGTTTATTAGAATATGACGATGTAATGAATGCGCAACGTGAGGTTGTTTATAAACGTCGTCATCATGCTTTATTTGGAGAACGTCTTCGTGTAGATTTAGCCAATATGATTTACGATACCTCCGAAGGTGTTGCAGAAAGCAATAAAGGCGCTAACGATTATAAAAATTTCGAATTTGAATTGATTCGTTATTTTTCACTAGGCTCACCAATTACCGAAGAAGAATTCGGAAAACTATCTGTACAAGAAATAGCATCTAAAGTGTATAAGGCTGCTTTCGATCATTACAGAGAAAAAATGACTCGTAATGCCGAAATCGCATTCCCTGTAATTAAGAATGTATATGAAACACAAGGCGATAAATTTAAACGTATCGTTGTACCATTTACAGATGGAGTTAAAAGTTTAAATGTTGTTACCGATCTTGAAAAAGCATACGAAACAAACGGAAAACAATTAATTACCGATTTTGAAAAGAACATCACACTCGCTATTATTGACGATGCATGGAAAACGCATTTACGTAAAATGGACGAGTTAAAACAATCGGTACAATTAGCTGTGCATGAGCAAAAAGATCCATTACTTATATACAAATTCGAGGCTTTCGAACTGTTTAAAGGTATGATCGATCAGGTTAACAAAGATGTTATTTCGTTCCTATTCAAAGGAGAATTACCACAAGAAACACAAAATACCATTCAAGAAGCACGTGCTCGTAAGCGAGAAAAATTGAAAACTCAAAAAGACGAAATTCCTAATCTGGATGAACGTTCTGCTCAAAACAGGGCTGCTGGTAACACACAACGTCAGCAAGAAGTTATAGAAACCGTTGTTCGAGACAAACCAAAAATTGGTCGTAACGATCGTGTTACCATTAAACATGTTATGAATGGTGAAAACAAAACACTTAAATACAAACAAGCCGAGCCATTAATCGCCAAAGGTGAATGGGTATTGGTTGACGAATAA
- a CDS encoding ammonium transporter yields MEEVTTIALEQTEIINAIDTVWVAICAAIIFLMEGGFALLEAGFVRAKNTMSIIAKVIIDITFGGIAFYLVGFGIAYGNSNGWFAFDTGITNNDLGLSLTVSNKLFWFIQLGFAIAAISIVSGAVAERMKVWSYALFVFIFCAIMYPLVANWVWNPDGWLAVRGFNDFAGSSAVHAMGGFAALAAAIVLGPRIGKYQKNGELNPIPGHNLPLAAVGGFILWFGWFGFNPGSTLSAVGNWELIGTVVTNTFLASAAGGISTMVYTYFKYGQIDITMTINGVLAGLVAITAGCNVVDSSSAVIIGLIAGVLVDVAVIFFDKIKIDDPVGAIAVHGINGLFGTIAVGLFASEKGLFFGGGSDLLITQALGVLVIGSFSFLITFIIMTIMKKTIGVRVSRREETAGIDAVSFGVEAYTTFE; encoded by the coding sequence ATGGAAGAAGTAACAACAATTGCTCTTGAGCAAACAGAAATTATTAATGCAATTGATACAGTTTGGGTGGCTATCTGCGCTGCTATAATCTTTTTGATGGAAGGAGGCTTTGCACTGTTAGAAGCAGGTTTTGTAAGAGCGAAAAACACCATGAGTATTATTGCCAAAGTAATTATAGACATCACCTTTGGAGGTATCGCCTTTTATTTAGTTGGTTTTGGTATTGCTTATGGTAACTCAAACGGATGGTTTGCTTTCGATACAGGTATAACAAATAATGATTTAGGGTTAAGCCTTACAGTATCAAATAAATTGTTTTGGTTTATACAATTAGGGTTTGCTATTGCTGCCATATCTATTGTTTCTGGAGCAGTTGCAGAACGTATGAAAGTTTGGAGTTACGCTTTATTTGTATTTATCTTTTGTGCTATTATGTATCCTTTAGTAGCCAATTGGGTATGGAACCCAGATGGCTGGTTAGCAGTAAGAGGATTTAATGATTTTGCCGGATCATCTGCTGTGCACGCTATGGGTGGTTTTGCAGCTTTAGCCGCAGCTATAGTATTGGGGCCTCGTATTGGTAAATATCAAAAAAACGGTGAGCTTAATCCTATTCCAGGACACAATTTACCATTAGCAGCCGTAGGAGGTTTTATTTTATGGTTCGGATGGTTTGGGTTTAATCCAGGATCTACATTATCTGCTGTCGGAAATTGGGAATTAATAGGCACTGTAGTAACGAATACATTCTTAGCATCAGCTGCTGGTGGTATTTCTACCATGGTTTACACCTATTTTAAATACGGACAAATAGATATAACTATGACAATTAATGGTGTATTGGCAGGACTTGTTGCCATTACTGCCGGATGTAATGTTGTAGATTCCAGCTCTGCTGTTATTATCGGTTTAATTGCTGGTGTTTTGGTTGACGTTGCTGTTATATTCTTTGATAAAATTAAAATTGACGATCCTGTGGGGGCTATTGCTGTACATGGTATTAATGGATTATTCGGTACCATAGCCGTAGGATTATTTGCCTCTGAAAAAGGACTTTTCTTTGGTGGTGGAAGCGATTTACTTATTACACAAGCATTAGGCGTATTAGTTATTGGTTCGTTTTCTTTTTTAATTACTTTTATAATAATGACAATTATGAAGAAAACCATCGGTGTTCGAGTATCTCGTAGAGAAGAAACTGCTGGTATAGATGCCGTATCATTTGGTGTAGAAGCTTACACTACATTCGAATAA
- a CDS encoding P-II family nitrogen regulator, translated as MKKIEAIIRPSKLKAVQKGLKEADIPCLTVIPVKGSGLQKSYSERYRGTEQSMILQTRIMIMCIVSNSNLEKCIDTILDNASEGQVGDGKIFIYDVEDAIRIRTRTRGKEAII; from the coding sequence ATGAAAAAAATAGAAGCCATAATAAGACCCTCAAAATTAAAAGCTGTACAAAAAGGGTTAAAAGAAGCAGATATTCCTTGTCTTACAGTAATTCCTGTAAAAGGATCTGGGCTACAAAAAAGTTACTCAGAACGCTATAGAGGTACAGAACAGTCTATGATTTTGCAAACCCGTATTATGATTATGTGTATAGTAAGTAACTCTAATTTAGAAAAATGTATTGATACTATATTAGACAACGCTTCAGAAGGTCAAGTTGGTGATGGTAAAATCTTTATTTACGATGTAGAAGATGCTATAAGAATAAGAACCAGAACCAGAGGCAAAGAAGCGATTATATAA
- a CDS encoding DinB family protein, which produces MEQTKWLDRKFRFPFEQNIFPSILERLEGTSIRLNYKVSQIAKEHLTLKFEGKWSIQENIGHLIDLEPLWLGRLEDILNDAEIMRRTADLENHKTDLASYNEKKIKKLLTDFLSLRQKTLYSLIKLNETEIYKHALHPRLRIPMRVMDLFLFVAEHDDHHMARISQLNKLIIAKPKLY; this is translated from the coding sequence ATGGAACAGACAAAATGGCTTGATCGAAAATTTAGATTCCCATTCGAACAAAATATATTTCCATCCATATTAGAAAGGCTCGAAGGTACCTCCATCAGGCTCAATTATAAAGTAAGCCAAATAGCAAAAGAACATTTAACCCTAAAGTTTGAGGGAAAATGGTCTATTCAAGAAAACATTGGTCACCTAATCGATCTTGAACCACTCTGGCTTGGTAGGCTTGAAGATATTTTGAATGATGCAGAGATTATGAGAAGGACTGCAGATTTGGAAAATCATAAAACTGATTTAGCAAGTTATAACGAAAAGAAAATTAAAAAACTTTTAACAGACTTTTTAAGCCTTAGGCAAAAGACCCTATATAGTCTCATTAAACTTAATGAAACTGAAATATACAAACATGCACTGCATCCGAGATTAAGAATTCCTATGCGGGTAATGGATTTATTTCTTTTTGTAGCAGAACACGACGATCATCACATGGCAAGAATTAGTCAATTAAACAAACTGATAATAGCTAAGCCTAAACTATACTAA
- a CDS encoding YybH family protein: MKKYSNYIIIIYLLFFACKDFNDKKMDAWKSEVFQAEKAFNDMAQKEGLAKAFEFYAANDGVIKRNRKVIEGKRAIKKWYENDFRPNESLIWSPTFVDVSKSGDMAYTYGDFILTYPDSLGNRKESTGVFHTVWKRQEDGSWKFVWD; encoded by the coding sequence ATGAAAAAATATTCAAACTATATTATAATTATATACCTACTATTTTTTGCATGCAAAGACTTTAATGATAAAAAAATGGACGCATGGAAATCGGAAGTTTTTCAAGCAGAAAAGGCCTTTAACGACATGGCTCAAAAAGAGGGACTCGCCAAGGCTTTCGAATTCTATGCTGCCAATGATGGTGTTATAAAACGAAATAGAAAAGTTATTGAAGGGAAAAGAGCTATTAAAAAATGGTACGAAAACGACTTTAGACCAAATGAATCCCTAATCTGGTCTCCAACTTTTGTTGATGTAAGTAAATCTGGGGACATGGCTTACACTTACGGAGATTTCATATTAACCTATCCAGATTCGTTAGGAAACAGAAAAGAAAGCACTGGGGTTTTCCATACGGTTTGGAAAAGACAAGAAGACGGTAGCTGGAAATTTGTATGGGATTAG